Proteins encoded together in one Nostoc sp. PCC 7524 window:
- a CDS encoding DUF389 domain-containing protein gives MFRDWFADNLGVSQARKEQVYLDICRSVSLEDISYWIQVLFAAGIATLGLVLNSPAVIIGAMLISPLMGSILANGLALAAGDVILAMRALLNLVLSCTVAIAFAVLLVSLLPFKEITSEIVARTRPNILDLFVALFSGAVGSVAICKEPRGVATSIPGVAIAVALMPPLCVVGYGIGIAVSINSVKGLQVASGGGLLFFTNLVAITFTAMIVFLALHIDNLQVKAKVKEWRNTDPESIRMQKILEQLPVYNTLKKIGGLPARLLLIVMTILAVIFPLNQSLSQLRREITQQQQENRIRRAATDLWQKEFATFPDGEPRSYIGNISTLEKNNQLTVQLQVFSSKQYTQDEQNIYVQQLATRLGKPSELVALKLIEIPTASSELLRPLPEEKPPEPVITIAQLQSSFLQEVQLALGEMRLPQPAQMINYELITIPNEPLRIRLVYLSERDIEKDAQVLLADSVRNKLNYRSALVSMQRIATNLGAISFEQNQSTLTPDNIKLLDRAGQLLQQFPNLHLEVMVNPELEELTDSVEERSPKAEPSPSQLITDYLKSQWQIDRDRLTLMPGTQPQSPITLKLTVKSLRKPPVETIPGTF, from the coding sequence ATGTTTAGAGACTGGTTTGCAGATAACTTGGGAGTGAGTCAAGCTCGCAAGGAACAAGTATATCTGGATATATGCAGGTCAGTAAGCCTGGAAGATATCAGCTATTGGATTCAAGTTTTATTTGCAGCCGGTATTGCTACCCTCGGACTCGTCTTAAATAGCCCGGCTGTCATTATTGGCGCAATGCTGATTTCTCCCTTGATGGGAAGTATTCTGGCTAACGGACTGGCACTAGCGGCGGGTGATGTCATCTTGGCGATGCGGGCGTTGCTGAATCTGGTGTTAAGTTGTACGGTGGCGATCGCTTTTGCTGTATTACTGGTATCTTTACTGCCATTTAAGGAAATTACCAGTGAGATTGTTGCTAGAACTCGACCGAATATTTTAGATTTATTTGTGGCTTTATTTTCAGGTGCGGTGGGTTCAGTAGCAATTTGCAAAGAACCGCGAGGGGTAGCTACTTCTATTCCTGGTGTAGCGATCGCAGTAGCATTAATGCCACCATTATGTGTTGTGGGCTATGGTATCGGCATAGCTGTCAGTATCAATTCTGTAAAGGGATTACAGGTTGCTAGTGGTGGTGGCTTACTATTTTTCACTAACTTAGTAGCGATTACCTTTACCGCTATGATAGTCTTTCTCGCTCTGCATATTGATAATTTACAGGTGAAAGCCAAAGTTAAGGAATGGCGAAATACAGACCCAGAAAGTATCAGAATGCAGAAAATTTTAGAGCAACTACCTGTTTACAATACACTGAAAAAAATCGGGGGTTTGCCAGCTAGATTACTACTAATTGTTATGACAATTTTGGCAGTAATCTTTCCACTCAACCAATCTTTGAGCCAACTCAGAAGAGAAATTACTCAACAGCAACAAGAAAACCGCATTCGTAGAGCAGCAACAGACCTATGGCAAAAGGAATTTGCTACTTTTCCTGATGGCGAACCACGCTCTTATATCGGCAATATTTCGACTTTAGAGAAAAATAATCAATTGACAGTACAACTTCAAGTATTTAGTAGTAAGCAATATACACAAGATGAACAAAATATTTATGTACAGCAGTTAGCTACACGCCTAGGAAAACCTTCGGAATTAGTAGCACTCAAACTAATTGAAATCCCCACAGCATCAAGTGAACTTTTACGTCCCCTACCCGAAGAAAAACCACCAGAACCAGTTATTACCATCGCTCAATTACAATCAAGTTTCCTACAAGAAGTGCAATTAGCTTTAGGTGAAATGCGGCTGCCGCAACCAGCACAAATGATTAATTATGAATTAATTACCATTCCCAATGAACCATTACGTATTAGGTTGGTGTATTTGAGTGAACGTGATATTGAAAAAGATGCTCAAGTGTTGCTAGCTGATAGCGTGAGGAATAAGCTAAATTATCGGTCTGCTTTAGTTAGTATGCAGAGAATAGCTACTAATTTAGGAGCAATATCTTTTGAGCAAAATCAGTCTACACTGACACCAGATAACATCAAATTGTTAGATCGTGCAGGGCAACTTTTGCAGCAATTCCCTAATTTACACCTAGAAGTCATGGTTAACCCAGAACTAGAGGAGTTAACAGATAGTGTCGAAGAGCGATCGCCCAAGGCAGAACCTAGCCCATCGCAATTAATTACAGATTATCTCAAATCTCAGTGGCAAATTGATCGCGATCGCCTGACTTTGATGCCAGGAACACAACCCCAAAGCCCCATAACACTCAAACTTACGGTAAAATCACTGAGAAAGCCACCCGTGGAAACCATTC
- a CDS encoding helix-turn-helix domain-containing protein — MKAEILKKFGQRVRDERLQQGLSQEELAEKAGLHRTYIGMIERAEKNITLINIGKIAKALDITIDNLVKGIS, encoded by the coding sequence ATGAAGGCTGAAATACTCAAAAAATTTGGTCAAAGAGTCAGAGATGAAAGATTACAGCAAGGTCTTTCTCAGGAAGAATTAGCTGAAAAAGCAGGTCTTCATAGAACTTATATAGGCATGATTGAAAGAGCCGAGAAAAACATTACTCTCATTAACATTGGCAAAATTGCTAAAGCTTTGGATATTACTATTGATAATTTGGTAAAGGGAATTAGTTAA
- a CDS encoding DNA adenine methylase: MNKPINSPFRYAGGKFYARNLILKHITPHVYYAEPFAGGGSIFFAKQKVVNNWLNDIDEELINTYLTIRDNPEELINYLDGEQATKERHTFYKNKFNPQNQLESAARWFYLNRTSYSGIMKPQNCYWGYGDKYSMRPENWPRNIRRTSEKLQDVKITCLDFEQVIETIPNNAFLFIDPPYFNADQDKFYTYSFSKDDHYRLCKILKKHQHRIHFLLTYDNTPEVRDLYEWAVEMHDKEWNYTINRTDDQKKGQKKEHNFKGERYKGKEVFILNYDSNTNLFYEPKQLVIGF; encoded by the coding sequence ATGAATAAGCCTATAAATTCCCCATTCCGATATGCAGGGGGTAAGTTTTATGCTCGGAACTTAATCCTGAAACATATTACACCTCATGTGTACTATGCTGAACCTTTTGCTGGAGGAGGTTCTATTTTCTTCGCAAAACAAAAAGTCGTCAATAATTGGCTAAATGACATCGACGAAGAACTGATAAATACATATTTAACTATTAGAGATAATCCAGAAGAGCTAATTAATTATTTAGATGGTGAACAGGCAACTAAAGAGAGACATACTTTTTATAAAAATAAATTTAATCCCCAAAATCAACTAGAGTCAGCAGCCAGATGGTTTTATTTAAATCGAACTTCTTACTCAGGAATCATGAAGCCACAAAACTGCTATTGGGGATATGGTGATAAATATAGTATGCGTCCAGAAAACTGGCCTAGAAATATCCGCAGAACTTCTGAAAAACTGCAAGATGTTAAGATTACTTGCTTAGATTTTGAACAGGTTATAGAAACTATACCTAATAATGCTTTTCTCTTTATTGACCCTCCTTATTTCAATGCAGATCAAGATAAGTTTTATACTTACTCTTTTTCAAAAGATGATCACTATCGGTTATGTAAAATACTCAAAAAACATCAACATAGAATTCACTTTTTATTAACTTACGATAACACTCCTGAAGTGCGAGATTTGTATGAATGGGCAGTAGAAATGCACGATAAAGAATGGAACTACACAATCAATAGGACAGATGACCAAAAAAAAGGTCAGAAAAAAGAGCATAACTTCAAAGGTGAGCGTTATAAAGGTAAGGAAGTCTTTATATTAAACTATGACTCTAATACCAATCTGTTCTATGAGCCAAAGCAGTTAGTTATAGGATTTTAA
- a CDS encoding tetratricopeptide repeat protein — protein MQWDDFLRQEAATHELSPEQTAAFLVRLQAENSGKSEAKLASEINISAAAFKKRMTEVYEKFAESCSDLATSKRGKLETLKAYLTAKYNGVTDTQPKKEIQQNIPPAVPWERFVGREAELQRLHEMIQKSQQVAIVAVAGMGGVGKTELATQYAQQNLQKYPGGVCWLSAQGIDVGIQILRFAEDKFKFIAPDDRELVDRVKLCWDRWDAGDVLLVFDDVTDYKTQVKPYLPANSSKFKVLLTTRLGFDRTLPQLSLGVLKPLAAMKLLKSLVARERLKNEPLVARKICKFLGYLPLALELVGRYLDTMPDLSLQTLLKRLDRKRLEHEAMAKANPLMRYEYGVAEAFDLSWEQLDEKAKELGCWLSLYALADIPFDVEGMEDDEQQEIREKAIADLLKLHLLQWQSKGVYRLHPLIRQYFQMKLDELSNADEMKRNFAAQMVEVAKQIPQQPTRDLIQQLTSLIPHLAEVTNHLTAFIRDEELIYAFTGLGWFYQGQGFYKYAEPLFSQCLELIRHRLGAEHPHVANSLNNLALIYLDIGRYSEAELLHLQALELYKRLLGAEHPSVATSLNNLAELYLTTGRYSEAELLYLQALELYKRLLKTEHPLVATSLNNLGLFYHATGKYSEAEPLFQQALKLYKLLLGTEHPHVATSLNNLAEVYHAMGRYSEAEPLFQQALELRKRLLGAEHPLVAASLNNLASLYNRTGRYSEAELLHLQALELDKRLLGAEHPSVATSLNNLAALYESTGRYIEAELMFQQAFELRQRLLGAEHPSVATSLNNLAFLYKSTGRYIEAELMFQQALKLRQRLLGAEHPHVATSLNDLAQLYHMTRRYSEAEPLFQQALGICERTLGVGHPDTMTVRGNYATFLREAYR, from the coding sequence ATGCAATGGGATGACTTTTTAAGACAAGAAGCTGCTACTCATGAGTTATCCCCAGAGCAAACGGCAGCATTTTTAGTCAGGTTGCAGGCGGAAAACTCAGGTAAAAGTGAAGCGAAACTAGCCAGCGAGATTAATATCAGTGCGGCGGCGTTCAAAAAGCGCATGACTGAGGTGTATGAAAAGTTTGCCGAAAGTTGTTCTGACTTAGCTACCTCTAAACGCGGCAAGCTGGAGACATTAAAGGCTTACCTAACAGCAAAATATAACGGTGTTACCGACACCCAGCCGAAAAAAGAAATTCAGCAGAATATTCCCCCGGCTGTACCTTGGGAAAGATTTGTAGGTAGAGAGGCGGAATTACAACGACTGCACGAGATGATACAAAAATCCCAGCAAGTTGCAATTGTCGCCGTGGCGGGTATGGGTGGCGTAGGGAAAACTGAACTTGCAACCCAGTATGCTCAACAGAACTTGCAAAAATATCCTGGTGGGGTTTGCTGGTTATCAGCACAGGGTATTGATGTGGGGATTCAAATTCTCAGGTTTGCAGAAGATAAATTTAAATTTATCGCACCAGATGACCGAGAATTAGTAGATCGGGTAAAACTTTGCTGGGATAGGTGGGATGCTGGGGATGTTTTGCTGGTGTTTGATGATGTTACAGACTACAAAACCCAAGTTAAGCCTTATCTACCTGCAAACTCATCTAAGTTTAAAGTATTGCTCACAACTCGCCTGGGGTTTGATAGAACTCTGCCACAATTAAGCCTGGGTGTTCTCAAACCATTGGCGGCGATGAAGTTATTAAAGTCGCTGGTGGCGAGAGAACGACTGAAAAATGAGCCTTTAGTGGCGAGGAAAATTTGTAAATTTTTGGGATATTTGCCTTTAGCTTTAGAGTTGGTGGGACGATATCTGGATACAATGCCAGATTTATCACTGCAAACACTATTGAAGCGGTTAGACAGAAAGCGACTGGAACATGAAGCAATGGCTAAGGCTAACCCGTTGATGCGTTATGAATACGGTGTGGCTGAAGCTTTTGATTTGAGTTGGGAACAGTTAGATGAGAAGGCAAAAGAACTTGGTTGTTGGTTAAGTTTATATGCTTTGGCTGATATTCCTTTTGATGTGGAAGGAATGGAAGATGATGAACAGCAAGAAATTCGAGAGAAAGCCATTGCTGATTTGCTAAAACTGCATTTATTACAATGGCAAAGTAAAGGAGTTTATCGTCTACATCCCCTAATTCGGCAATATTTCCAAATGAAGTTGGATGAATTAAGCAATGCGGATGAGATGAAAAGAAATTTTGCCGCGCAGATGGTAGAAGTTGCAAAGCAAATCCCCCAACAACCTACCCGTGATTTAATTCAACAACTCACTTCCCTGATCCCTCATTTAGCAGAAGTCACCAACCATCTAACAGCATTCATTAGAGATGAAGAATTAATCTATGCTTTCACCGGGTTAGGCTGGTTTTATCAAGGGCAAGGATTTTATAAATATGCAGAACCCTTGTTCAGTCAGTGTTTAGAATTAATTAGACATCGCCTTGGAGCAGAACATCCCCATGTCGCCAATAGCCTAAACAATCTGGCATTAATCTATCTTGATATAGGAAGGTACAGTGAAGCTGAACTCCTGCATTTACAAGCTTTAGAACTTTATAAACGTCTATTAGGAGCAGAACATCCATCTGTCGCCACTAGCCTAAATAATCTTGCAGAACTTTATTTGACGACAGGAAGGTATAGTGAAGCCGAACTCCTGTATCTACAAGCTTTAGAACTTTATAAACGGCTGTTGAAAACGGAACATCCCCTTGTCGCTACTAGCCTGAATAATCTGGGATTATTCTACCATGCGACAGGAAAGTACAGTGAAGCTGAACCCCTGTTTCAGCAAGCTTTAAAACTTTATAAACTCCTACTAGGAACAGAGCATCCCCATGTTGCCACTAGCCTGAATAATCTAGCAGAAGTGTACCATGCGATGGGAAGGTACAGTGAAGCTGAACCCCTGTTTCAGCAAGCTTTAGAACTTAGGAAACGCCTATTAGGAGCAGAACATCCTCTTGTTGCTGCTAGCCTTAACAACTTGGCATCACTCTACAACAGGACAGGCAGGTATAGTGAAGCTGAACTCCTGCATTTACAAGCTTTAGAACTTGATAAACGTCTGTTAGGAGCAGAACATCCATCTGTCGCCACTAGCCTGAACAATTTGGCAGCACTCTATGAATCGACAGGAAGGTATATTGAAGCCGAACTAATGTTTCAGCAAGCTTTTGAACTTAGACAACGCCTGTTAGGAGCAGAACATCCATCTGTTGCCACTAGCCTGAACAATTTGGCATTTCTCTACAAATCGACAGGAAGGTATATTGAAGCCGAACTAATGTTTCAGCAAGCGTTAAAACTCAGACAACGCCTGTTAGGAGCAGAACATCCTCACGTAGCTACCAGTTTGAATGATCTGGCACAACTATACCATATGACAAGAAGATACAGTGAAGCCGAACCCCTATTTCAGCAAGCTTTGGGAATTTGTGAGCGCACTTTGGGTGTAGGTCATCCTGATACTATGACAGTGCGGGGAAATTATGCAACGTTTTTAAGAGAAGCATATCGTTAA
- the thrC gene encoding threonine synthase: MTLSLSVAQSHRQPWPGLIEAYREYLPVSETTPIVTLLEGNTPLIPVPAIAERIGRQVRVFVKYDGLNPTGSFKDRGMTMAITKAKEAGAKAVICASTGNTSAAAAAYARRGGMKAFVLIPDGYVALGKLAQALLYGAEVLAIKGNFDRALEIVREMAEHYPITLVNSVNPYRLEGQKTGAFEVVDALGNAPDWLCIPVGNAGNITAYWMGFCQYHQAGKCDRLPRMMGFQAAGAAPLVNGHPVTHPETIATAIRIGNPASWDKAIAAQSASQGKFNAVTDEEILDAYRLLASSEGIFCEPASAASVAGLLQVKDQVPTGATVVCVLTGNGLKDPDTAIKHSHAQFKQGIAAELDDVAKAMGF, from the coding sequence GTGACTTTAAGCTTGTCTGTTGCTCAATCTCATCGCCAACCCTGGCCCGGACTGATAGAAGCCTATCGTGAGTATCTACCTGTCAGCGAAACAACGCCGATTGTGACCTTATTAGAAGGTAATACTCCTTTGATTCCGGTGCCAGCGATCGCAGAACGCATCGGTAGACAAGTGCGTGTGTTTGTTAAATACGATGGTCTTAACCCCACTGGTAGCTTCAAAGACCGGGGGATGACTATGGCAATTACCAAGGCCAAAGAAGCAGGCGCAAAAGCTGTAATTTGTGCCAGTACAGGCAACACTTCCGCCGCCGCCGCCGCCTATGCTCGTCGTGGGGGAATGAAAGCTTTTGTGTTGATTCCCGATGGTTATGTGGCGTTGGGTAAATTGGCGCAAGCTTTACTCTACGGTGCAGAAGTCTTGGCAATCAAAGGCAACTTTGACCGCGCTTTAGAAATCGTCCGGGAAATGGCGGAACACTACCCCATTACATTAGTAAATTCCGTCAACCCATATCGTTTAGAAGGTCAAAAAACCGGAGCATTTGAAGTTGTCGATGCTTTGGGTAATGCTCCCGATTGGCTGTGCATCCCGGTGGGGAATGCGGGGAATATCACAGCATACTGGATGGGATTTTGTCAATATCATCAAGCCGGGAAATGCGATCGCCTGCCCCGGATGATGGGATTCCAAGCCGCAGGTGCTGCACCGTTAGTCAATGGTCATCCGGTGACACATCCCGAAACCATCGCCACAGCTATACGTATTGGTAATCCGGCTAGTTGGGATAAAGCGATCGCGGCTCAATCAGCGAGTCAGGGCAAATTCAACGCCGTCACCGACGAAGAAATTTTAGATGCTTATCGCCTGTTAGCTTCATCTGAAGGGATTTTCTGTGAACCTGCTAGTGCGGCTTCTGTTGCTGGGTTGTTACAGGTGAAAGACCAAGTACCCACAGGTGCAACCGTGGTGTGTGTCTTGACTGGTAATGGTTTGAAAGACCCCGATACAGCCATTAAACACAGTCACGCGCAATTTAAACAGGGGATTGCGGCAGAATTAGATGATGTCGCTAAGGCGATGGGATTTTAG